A stretch of Mesoplodon densirostris isolate mMesDen1 chromosome 7, mMesDen1 primary haplotype, whole genome shotgun sequence DNA encodes these proteins:
- the SCYL1 gene encoding N-terminal kinase-like protein isoform X2 has product MWFFARDPVRDFPFEISPELPEGGPPGPWVLHRGRKKATGSPVSIFVYDVKPGVEEQTQVAKAAFKRLKTLRHPNILAYIDGLETDRCLHIVTEAVTPLGAYLKARAEAGGLRELELSWGLHQIVKALSFLVNDCSLIHNNVCMAAVFVDRAGEWKLGGLDYMYSAQGNGGGPPRKGIPELEQYDPPELADGSGRAVREKWSADMWRLGCLIWEVFNGPLPRAAALRNPGKIPKSLVPHYCELVGANPKVRPNPARFLQNCRAPGGFMNNRFVETNLFLEEIQIKEPAEKQKFFQELSNSLDSFPEDFCRHKVLPQLLTAFEFGNAGAVVLTPLFKVGKFLGAEEYQQKIIPVVVKMFSSTDRAMRIRLLQQMEQFIQYLDEPTVNTQIFPHVMHGFLDTNPAIREQTVKSMLLLAPKLNETNLNVELMKHFARLQAKDEQGPIRCNTTVCLGKIGSYLSASTRHRVLTSAFSRATKDPFAPSRVAGVLGFAATHNLYSMNDCAHKILPVLCSLTVDPERSVRDQAFKAIRSFLSKLESVSEDPTQLVEAEKDVHAASSPGMGGAAASWAGWAVTGVSSLTSKLIRAHPTAAPAETNVPQRPVPEGLPAPAPTPVPATPTTSGHWETQEESKDAEEDSTAADRWDDEDWGSLEEAESVLAQQDNWSTGGQASWAGQTSNPGHKSQESDWSSWEAEDAWEQGWQEPSPPEPPPEGTRLASEYNWGGPEPSDKGDPFAALSVRREAGAQPRRDSWGDDNWEGLEAESRQAKAELARKKREERRREMEAKRAEKKTAKGPMKLGTRKLD; this is encoded by the exons ATGTGGTTCTTTGCCCGGGACCCGGTCCGGGATTTCCCGTTTGAGATCAGCCCGGAACTCCCCGAGGGCGGCCCGCCCGGGCCCTGGGTCCTGCACCGCGGCCGCAAGAAG GCCACAGGCAGCCCGGTGTCCATCTTCGTGTATGACGTGAAGCCCGGCGTCGAAGAGCAGACCCAGGTGGCCAAAGCTGCCTTCAAGCGCCTCAAAACTCTCCGGCACCCCAACATCCTGGCCTACATCGACGGGCTGGAG ACAGACAGATGCCTCCACATAGTGACAGAGGCTGTGACCCCGCTGGGAGCGTACCTCAAGGCGCGAGCAGAGGCTGGTGGCCTGAGGGAACTGGAGCTCTCCTGGGGGCTACACCAGATTGTG AAAGCCCTCAGCTTCCTGGTCAACGACTGCAGCCTCATCCACAACAATGTCTGCATGGCCGCTGTGTTCGTGGACCGCGCTGGCGAGTGGAAGCTTGGGGGCCTGGACTACATGTACTCAGCCCAGGGCAATGGTGGGGGACCTCCCCGCAAGGGGATCCCCGAGCTTGAGCAGTACGATCCCCCGGAGTTGGCTGATGGCAGTGGCAGAGCGGTCAGAGAGAAGTG GTCAGCTGACATGTGGCGCTTGGGCTGCCTCATCTGGGAAGTCTTCAATGGGCCCCTACCTCGTGCAGCCGCCCTGCGAAACCCTGGGAAG ATCCCCAAGTCACTGGTGCCCCATTACTGTGAGCTGGTCGGAGCCAACCCCAAGGTACGTCCCAACCCAGCCCGCTTCCTGCAGAACTGCCGGGCACCTGGTGGCTTCATGAACAACCGCTTTGTGGAGACCAACCTCTTCCTGGAAGAGATTCAG ATCAAAGAGCCAGCCGAGAAGCAAAAGTTCTTCCAAGAGCTGAGCAACAGCCTAGACTCGTTCCCCGAGGATTTCTGCCGGCACAAGGTGCTGCCCCAGCTGTTGACCGCCTTCGAGTTCGGCAACGCGGGGGCTGTTGTCCTCACGCCCCTGTTCAAG GTGGGTAAGTTCCTCGGCGCTGAGGAGTATCAGCAGAAGATCATCCCTGTCGTGGTCAAGATGTTCTCATCGACTGACCGGGCCATGCGTATCCGCCTCCTACAACAG ATGGAGCAGTTCATCCAGTACCTTGATGAGCCAACAGTCAACACCCAGATCTTTCCCCACGTCATGCATGGCTTCCTGGACACCAACCCTGCCATCCGGGAGCAGACAGTCAAG TCCATGCTGCTCCTGGCCCCGAAGCTGAACGAGACCAACCTCAACGTGGAGCTGATGAAGCACTTCGCGCGGCTGCAGGCTAAGGATGAACAGGGCCCCATCCGCTGCAACACCACCGTCTGCCTGGGCAAAATCGGCTCCTACCTCAGTGCCAGC accagACACAGGGTCCTCACCTCCGCCTTTAGCCGGGCCACTAAGGACCCGTTTGCACCCTCCCGGGTCGCGGGTGTTTTGGGCTTCGCCGCCACCCACAACCTCTACTCGATGAATGACTGCGCCCACAAGATcctgcctgtgctctgcagcctcACCGTGGATCCTGAGAGATCCGTGCGGGACCAG GCCTTCAAGGCCATTCGAAGCTTCCTGTCCAAACTGGAGTCTGTGTCGGAGGACCCCACCCAGCTGGTCGAAGCGG AGAAGGATGTCCACGCAGCCTCCAGCCCTGGAATGGGAGGAGCCGCAGCCAGCTGGGCAGGCTGGGCCGTGACAGGGGTCTCCTCACTCACCTCTAAGCTGATCCGTGCACACCCCACGGCTGCCCCAGCCGAGACCAACGTTCCCCAGAGACCCGTGCCTGAGG GACTTCCTGCCCCAGCCCCGACCCCTGTCCCTGCCACACCCACGACCTCAGGCCactgggagacacaagaggagagCAAGGACGCAGAAGAGGACAGCACTGCTGCCGACAGATGGGATGATGAAGACTGGGGTAGCTTGGAG GAGGCTGAATCTGTGTTGGCCCAGCAGGACAACTGGAGTACTGGGGGCCAAGCCAGCTGGGCTGGGCAG ACCAGCAACCCTGGTCACAAATCCCAGGAGTCAGACTGGAGCAGCTGGGAAGCCGAGGACGCATGGGAGCAGGGCTGGCAGGAGCCAAGCCCCCCGGAGCCACCCCCTGAGGGCACGCGGCTGGCCAGCGAGTACAACTGGGGTGGACCGGAGCCTAGTGACAAAGGCGACCCCTTTGCTGCCCTGTCAGTGCGTCGGGAGGCTGGTGCCCAG CCGAGGCGGGACTCGTGGGGTGATGACAACTGGGAGGGCCTGGAGGCCGAGAGCC GACAGGCCAAGGCGGAGCTAGCCCGGAAGAAGCGCGAGGAGCGTAGGCGGGAGATGGAGGCGAAACGCGCTGAGAAAAAGACAGCCAAGGGCCCCATGAAGCTGGGAACCCGGAAGCTGGACTGA
- the SCYL1 gene encoding N-terminal kinase-like protein isoform X1, whose product MWFFARDPVRDFPFEISPELPEGGPPGPWVLHRGRKKATGSPVSIFVYDVKPGVEEQTQVAKAAFKRLKTLRHPNILAYIDGLETDRCLHIVTEAVTPLGAYLKARAEAGGLRELELSWGLHQIVKALSFLVNDCSLIHNNVCMAAVFVDRAGEWKLGGLDYMYSAQGNGGGPPRKGIPELEQYDPPELADGSGRAVREKWSADMWRLGCLIWEVFNGPLPRAAALRNPGKIPKSLVPHYCELVGANPKVRPNPARFLQNCRAPGGFMNNRFVETNLFLEEIQIKEPAEKQKFFQELSNSLDSFPEDFCRHKVLPQLLTAFEFGNAGAVVLTPLFKVGKFLGAEEYQQKIIPVVVKMFSSTDRAMRIRLLQQMEQFIQYLDEPTVNTQIFPHVMHGFLDTNPAIREQTVKSMLLLAPKLNETNLNVELMKHFARLQAKDEQGPIRCNTTVCLGKIGSYLSASTRHRVLTSAFSRATKDPFAPSRVAGVLGFAATHNLYSMNDCAHKILPVLCSLTVDPERSVRDQAFKAIRSFLSKLESVSEDPTQLVEAEKDVHAASSPGMGGAAASWAGWAVTGVSSLTSKLIRAHPTAAPAETNVPQRPVPEGLPAPAPTPVPATPTTSGHWETQEESKDAEEDSTAADRWDDEDWGSLEQEAESVLAQQDNWSTGGQASWAGQTSNPGHKSQESDWSSWEAEDAWEQGWQEPSPPEPPPEGTRLASEYNWGGPEPSDKGDPFAALSVRREAGAQPRRDSWGDDNWEGLEAESRQAKAELARKKREERRREMEAKRAEKKTAKGPMKLGTRKLD is encoded by the exons ATGTGGTTCTTTGCCCGGGACCCGGTCCGGGATTTCCCGTTTGAGATCAGCCCGGAACTCCCCGAGGGCGGCCCGCCCGGGCCCTGGGTCCTGCACCGCGGCCGCAAGAAG GCCACAGGCAGCCCGGTGTCCATCTTCGTGTATGACGTGAAGCCCGGCGTCGAAGAGCAGACCCAGGTGGCCAAAGCTGCCTTCAAGCGCCTCAAAACTCTCCGGCACCCCAACATCCTGGCCTACATCGACGGGCTGGAG ACAGACAGATGCCTCCACATAGTGACAGAGGCTGTGACCCCGCTGGGAGCGTACCTCAAGGCGCGAGCAGAGGCTGGTGGCCTGAGGGAACTGGAGCTCTCCTGGGGGCTACACCAGATTGTG AAAGCCCTCAGCTTCCTGGTCAACGACTGCAGCCTCATCCACAACAATGTCTGCATGGCCGCTGTGTTCGTGGACCGCGCTGGCGAGTGGAAGCTTGGGGGCCTGGACTACATGTACTCAGCCCAGGGCAATGGTGGGGGACCTCCCCGCAAGGGGATCCCCGAGCTTGAGCAGTACGATCCCCCGGAGTTGGCTGATGGCAGTGGCAGAGCGGTCAGAGAGAAGTG GTCAGCTGACATGTGGCGCTTGGGCTGCCTCATCTGGGAAGTCTTCAATGGGCCCCTACCTCGTGCAGCCGCCCTGCGAAACCCTGGGAAG ATCCCCAAGTCACTGGTGCCCCATTACTGTGAGCTGGTCGGAGCCAACCCCAAGGTACGTCCCAACCCAGCCCGCTTCCTGCAGAACTGCCGGGCACCTGGTGGCTTCATGAACAACCGCTTTGTGGAGACCAACCTCTTCCTGGAAGAGATTCAG ATCAAAGAGCCAGCCGAGAAGCAAAAGTTCTTCCAAGAGCTGAGCAACAGCCTAGACTCGTTCCCCGAGGATTTCTGCCGGCACAAGGTGCTGCCCCAGCTGTTGACCGCCTTCGAGTTCGGCAACGCGGGGGCTGTTGTCCTCACGCCCCTGTTCAAG GTGGGTAAGTTCCTCGGCGCTGAGGAGTATCAGCAGAAGATCATCCCTGTCGTGGTCAAGATGTTCTCATCGACTGACCGGGCCATGCGTATCCGCCTCCTACAACAG ATGGAGCAGTTCATCCAGTACCTTGATGAGCCAACAGTCAACACCCAGATCTTTCCCCACGTCATGCATGGCTTCCTGGACACCAACCCTGCCATCCGGGAGCAGACAGTCAAG TCCATGCTGCTCCTGGCCCCGAAGCTGAACGAGACCAACCTCAACGTGGAGCTGATGAAGCACTTCGCGCGGCTGCAGGCTAAGGATGAACAGGGCCCCATCCGCTGCAACACCACCGTCTGCCTGGGCAAAATCGGCTCCTACCTCAGTGCCAGC accagACACAGGGTCCTCACCTCCGCCTTTAGCCGGGCCACTAAGGACCCGTTTGCACCCTCCCGGGTCGCGGGTGTTTTGGGCTTCGCCGCCACCCACAACCTCTACTCGATGAATGACTGCGCCCACAAGATcctgcctgtgctctgcagcctcACCGTGGATCCTGAGAGATCCGTGCGGGACCAG GCCTTCAAGGCCATTCGAAGCTTCCTGTCCAAACTGGAGTCTGTGTCGGAGGACCCCACCCAGCTGGTCGAAGCGG AGAAGGATGTCCACGCAGCCTCCAGCCCTGGAATGGGAGGAGCCGCAGCCAGCTGGGCAGGCTGGGCCGTGACAGGGGTCTCCTCACTCACCTCTAAGCTGATCCGTGCACACCCCACGGCTGCCCCAGCCGAGACCAACGTTCCCCAGAGACCCGTGCCTGAGG GACTTCCTGCCCCAGCCCCGACCCCTGTCCCTGCCACACCCACGACCTCAGGCCactgggagacacaagaggagagCAAGGACGCAGAAGAGGACAGCACTGCTGCCGACAGATGGGATGATGAAGACTGGGGTAGCTTGGAG CAGGAGGCTGAATCTGTGTTGGCCCAGCAGGACAACTGGAGTACTGGGGGCCAAGCCAGCTGGGCTGGGCAG ACCAGCAACCCTGGTCACAAATCCCAGGAGTCAGACTGGAGCAGCTGGGAAGCCGAGGACGCATGGGAGCAGGGCTGGCAGGAGCCAAGCCCCCCGGAGCCACCCCCTGAGGGCACGCGGCTGGCCAGCGAGTACAACTGGGGTGGACCGGAGCCTAGTGACAAAGGCGACCCCTTTGCTGCCCTGTCAGTGCGTCGGGAGGCTGGTGCCCAG CCGAGGCGGGACTCGTGGGGTGATGACAACTGGGAGGGCCTGGAGGCCGAGAGCC GACAGGCCAAGGCGGAGCTAGCCCGGAAGAAGCGCGAGGAGCGTAGGCGGGAGATGGAGGCGAAACGCGCTGAGAAAAAGACAGCCAAGGGCCCCATGAAGCTGGGAACCCGGAAGCTGGACTGA
- the SCYL1 gene encoding N-terminal kinase-like protein isoform X3, with translation MWFFARDPVRDFPFEISPELPEGGPPGPWVLHRGRKKATGSPVSIFVYDVKPGVEEQTQVAKAAFKRLKTLRHPNILAYIDGLETDRCLHIVTEAVTPLGAYLKARAEAGGLRELELSWGLHQIVKALSFLVNDCSLIHNNVCMAAVFVDRAGEWKLGGLDYMYSAQGNGGGPPRKGIPELEQYDPPELADGSGRAVREKWSADMWRLGCLIWEVFNGPLPRAAALRNPGKIPKSLVPHYCELVGANPKVRPNPARFLQNCRAPGGFMNNRFVETNLFLEEIQIKEPAEKQKFFQELSNSLDSFPEDFCRHKVLPQLLTAFEFGNAGAVVLTPLFKVGKFLGAEEYQQKIIPVVVKMFSSTDRAMRIRLLQQMEQFIQYLDEPTVNTQIFPHVMHGFLDTNPAIREQTVKSMLLLAPKLNETNLNVELMKHFARLQAKDEQGPIRCNTTVCLGKIGSYLSASTRHRVLTSAFSRATKDPFAPSRVAGVLGFAATHNLYSMNDCAHKILPVLCSLTVDPERSVRDQAFKAIRSFLSKLESVSEDPTQLVEAEKDVHAASSPGMGGAAASWAGWAVTGVSSLTSKLIRAHPTAAPAETNVPQRPVPEGLPAPAPTPVPATPTTSGHWETQEESKDAEEDSTAADRWDDEDWGSLETSNPGHKSQESDWSSWEAEDAWEQGWQEPSPPEPPPEGTRLASEYNWGGPEPSDKGDPFAALSVRREAGAQPRRDSWGDDNWEGLEAESRQAKAELARKKREERRREMEAKRAEKKTAKGPMKLGTRKLD, from the exons ATGTGGTTCTTTGCCCGGGACCCGGTCCGGGATTTCCCGTTTGAGATCAGCCCGGAACTCCCCGAGGGCGGCCCGCCCGGGCCCTGGGTCCTGCACCGCGGCCGCAAGAAG GCCACAGGCAGCCCGGTGTCCATCTTCGTGTATGACGTGAAGCCCGGCGTCGAAGAGCAGACCCAGGTGGCCAAAGCTGCCTTCAAGCGCCTCAAAACTCTCCGGCACCCCAACATCCTGGCCTACATCGACGGGCTGGAG ACAGACAGATGCCTCCACATAGTGACAGAGGCTGTGACCCCGCTGGGAGCGTACCTCAAGGCGCGAGCAGAGGCTGGTGGCCTGAGGGAACTGGAGCTCTCCTGGGGGCTACACCAGATTGTG AAAGCCCTCAGCTTCCTGGTCAACGACTGCAGCCTCATCCACAACAATGTCTGCATGGCCGCTGTGTTCGTGGACCGCGCTGGCGAGTGGAAGCTTGGGGGCCTGGACTACATGTACTCAGCCCAGGGCAATGGTGGGGGACCTCCCCGCAAGGGGATCCCCGAGCTTGAGCAGTACGATCCCCCGGAGTTGGCTGATGGCAGTGGCAGAGCGGTCAGAGAGAAGTG GTCAGCTGACATGTGGCGCTTGGGCTGCCTCATCTGGGAAGTCTTCAATGGGCCCCTACCTCGTGCAGCCGCCCTGCGAAACCCTGGGAAG ATCCCCAAGTCACTGGTGCCCCATTACTGTGAGCTGGTCGGAGCCAACCCCAAGGTACGTCCCAACCCAGCCCGCTTCCTGCAGAACTGCCGGGCACCTGGTGGCTTCATGAACAACCGCTTTGTGGAGACCAACCTCTTCCTGGAAGAGATTCAG ATCAAAGAGCCAGCCGAGAAGCAAAAGTTCTTCCAAGAGCTGAGCAACAGCCTAGACTCGTTCCCCGAGGATTTCTGCCGGCACAAGGTGCTGCCCCAGCTGTTGACCGCCTTCGAGTTCGGCAACGCGGGGGCTGTTGTCCTCACGCCCCTGTTCAAG GTGGGTAAGTTCCTCGGCGCTGAGGAGTATCAGCAGAAGATCATCCCTGTCGTGGTCAAGATGTTCTCATCGACTGACCGGGCCATGCGTATCCGCCTCCTACAACAG ATGGAGCAGTTCATCCAGTACCTTGATGAGCCAACAGTCAACACCCAGATCTTTCCCCACGTCATGCATGGCTTCCTGGACACCAACCCTGCCATCCGGGAGCAGACAGTCAAG TCCATGCTGCTCCTGGCCCCGAAGCTGAACGAGACCAACCTCAACGTGGAGCTGATGAAGCACTTCGCGCGGCTGCAGGCTAAGGATGAACAGGGCCCCATCCGCTGCAACACCACCGTCTGCCTGGGCAAAATCGGCTCCTACCTCAGTGCCAGC accagACACAGGGTCCTCACCTCCGCCTTTAGCCGGGCCACTAAGGACCCGTTTGCACCCTCCCGGGTCGCGGGTGTTTTGGGCTTCGCCGCCACCCACAACCTCTACTCGATGAATGACTGCGCCCACAAGATcctgcctgtgctctgcagcctcACCGTGGATCCTGAGAGATCCGTGCGGGACCAG GCCTTCAAGGCCATTCGAAGCTTCCTGTCCAAACTGGAGTCTGTGTCGGAGGACCCCACCCAGCTGGTCGAAGCGG AGAAGGATGTCCACGCAGCCTCCAGCCCTGGAATGGGAGGAGCCGCAGCCAGCTGGGCAGGCTGGGCCGTGACAGGGGTCTCCTCACTCACCTCTAAGCTGATCCGTGCACACCCCACGGCTGCCCCAGCCGAGACCAACGTTCCCCAGAGACCCGTGCCTGAGG GACTTCCTGCCCCAGCCCCGACCCCTGTCCCTGCCACACCCACGACCTCAGGCCactgggagacacaagaggagagCAAGGACGCAGAAGAGGACAGCACTGCTGCCGACAGATGGGATGATGAAGACTGGGGTAGCTTGGAG ACCAGCAACCCTGGTCACAAATCCCAGGAGTCAGACTGGAGCAGCTGGGAAGCCGAGGACGCATGGGAGCAGGGCTGGCAGGAGCCAAGCCCCCCGGAGCCACCCCCTGAGGGCACGCGGCTGGCCAGCGAGTACAACTGGGGTGGACCGGAGCCTAGTGACAAAGGCGACCCCTTTGCTGCCCTGTCAGTGCGTCGGGAGGCTGGTGCCCAG CCGAGGCGGGACTCGTGGGGTGATGACAACTGGGAGGGCCTGGAGGCCGAGAGCC GACAGGCCAAGGCGGAGCTAGCCCGGAAGAAGCGCGAGGAGCGTAGGCGGGAGATGGAGGCGAAACGCGCTGAGAAAAAGACAGCCAAGGGCCCCATGAAGCTGGGAACCCGGAAGCTGGACTGA